CCGAAACTCTTAGACTGTTTGCAATATCTGGAAAATAGAAAAccatggactggcgatctgacCAGGGTGTGTctctgcctttcaccctatgtcagctgagattgacccAGTGCCCCCCgcgtgaccttcatgtggaggataaagaggtagaagatggatggatggatactggaaagcagagaaatcgAGTATTGCGCTCgtttaaatgtagaaaaaaataaattaaaaaaacaacagattaaaaatacaaatgtgtcgCAGCtgacatgatttatttaatCGTAATTCAATGAGCTGCACAATCCTGCctctttgtggttttgtttttgttttttttaaaaaaaggttccGTCAGCTCAGACACGACGGACACGCCCACATTTTCGTCCATCACAGTCGTTAAAGTCTCTGACGCCGTGAGAGTGGACGTCTGCAGCAGCGAGTGGCTGCGTTCACATTTCAtccagggcttttattttgaaacgtcAAACACCTGAAGCCTCACtgattcagtcaaaaaaagaggTTTGAGTCTGGACTTAAACTCACAGACTGATGACGGTCACCAGGCTCCACCTCTTCCTTAAGTCCATTAAATTGTTACCTGCCATGATGATGAAGCTCCAGCTCAGTCGGAGACTTCCTGGTTCTCCAGGATTGGATCTGAGGACAGAGAAGGAACaagtgagcgccccctgctgctgagaaccagcatgAGACAAGGAGGGAAACATGGCGTCCAGAtcggacacaaggaaaaaacgGATTTCAGCCTctgaacaaaagactcacttaactgtgaaccactcactctcccatagagaaaatcagtgattttatctcacagggacacaggagctgctggtctactgctgcctcgtgtggtcactttgtgtcactgaggtaaatctgaacaaagccAAAATCACAaagtaacttgtgtgtgtgtgtgtgtgtgttacctgtcagTGTGCTGCTGATGTTGGTAGGAGACACAATCAACACAGTGCCGCCAGATGTTATTCCAGAATGCACCACTGGACTCTCGTCAGAGGGGGCGCTCAtctcctgtaacacacacacacacgcagtcatgttaacatgtgtttgtgttcgtATTCAGATTACAGATCacaggtgttcctaataaactggacaggaagtgacatggTTTGTGAAGTGCCATGTTTGTACCTTGTCAGTGAATCCATCCGTTATTGGCTCCTGCGTTTCCGTGACAACGGTCTCTGAACTCTCCAGGAGACTCGTGGCATCCAGGTGGTCTTCCTGGCCCTGACCCTCAGCCTCTACGACCAGCTGCGATTGGCCGAGGGGGTCCGAGGAGGTGGAGTCGGAGCTGACCGTCTGGATGATGACGCCGTCGCTGGAGCAGAAGCCGTCCGTCTGAGGAGAGTCACATGACCAGGGCTCCGTTAAAGGGACAGGTCGTaatttttttgaagtgtggttgacAAAGATTTAAgagcttaagtctacgatatctttaagaacatgtttcacgtctttatctcactgtcagacagacttttccaacaggaaactgaagtttgtgaaagagtgtgggagagtgagtgtttcacaaacttcactttcctgttggaaaagtctgtctattCTTAAGATGGATTTTTAGATTAGTCTTGTGATAAGTATAACCTCACATAATACCACAACTACGCTTTTAAAAGacagatttgacatttttttatttaatgttttgattTTAACTTCAGTCTAGATTATGGATCATTaaatccagcagagggcagtaacgcgacatcacacacacacacacacacacacacacacacacacacacacacacacacacacacacacacacgtgaacctGCAGATTTACAAACTTTAGCCGTGAGTGGAACTGACCGACAGGCTGTGAAGGATGATGTGTTCGTGTGGCGACGGCGAGGAGCCCGTCGTCAAGGTTACCGTGCTGTTCCCGGACAAACTGAGCGGAAGGCCCTGATTGGACGTCGTCTGGAGGTAGTAGGTTCCCGGGGTGCCGGTGGGCTGGAGGTGGAAggactgagaggaggaggaggaggaggaggagacggttGGTTAAGATTTAGGGTTAGtcagtaactggttatggttatggttatggtaagtgtgtgtgtgtgtgtgtgtgtgtgtagtgaaaCTCACAGGGAGGATCTCAAATGTCTGTAGAGCTCCTGTGTTCAGAGTGATAGTCTCACTGTCACTGACTGATGCTGCTGAAGAGTCtgaggcacgcacacacacacgcgcacgcacgcacacacacgcgcacgcacgcacacgcacacacacatatgccagatcaaaccaaaatgattcagttttcatgatttctttgtttcacggagcaaagaaaccagaaaatattcacattaaagctgaaaaatcatagaAACTTGTTTTTAAGGTCCGGTTTGTAAACTTACTGGCAGAAATCAAATATATCACTGACACAGTATGTTtatgcagcacaaacacatacaacccaaaaacacagcacaaacGTGACACagcaaaagaaacacaacacaaaagaaaacgACACCGACTCTCACCCAGGTGTGTGATCTGCAGAGGGATCTGGACGGGGATCTGCAGCGCCGCCACAGAGCTGGGGGCGGGGCTGCTATCCTCCAATCGGGTGAGGCGGATCtggagcgaggaggaggaggaagaggaggggctTCCCGGTCCAGATCCTGTCTGTTGTGACACCATCACCTCCTGGAGGCCTTTCAGCAGAACTGACACAAACACGCATGTCACGTTTTTGttcatgtgacatttgaatAATCAGCCTCCTgtgcctgtgcatgtgtgtgcctgtgcatgtgtgtgcatgtgcatgtatgtgtgtgtgtgcatgtatgtgtgtgtgtgcatgtatgtgtgtgtgtaccaatAAAGGGGATGTCCTTGTGATTGGCCACTTGTCTCTTGATGCTCCACCACTTGGATCGCAGCCACTGCGGCGAGCGGACGCTGCTCCACCCTCCGGCCAGATCCTCCCACCTGATCTCGTTCTCGTCCTCCACCTCCAGCTCGGAAATCCTTCAACGCACcgtttacatttctttttcacttcTATCTTATAtaatatgttcacgtctttatctcactgttagacaaacatttactcactctcccacaccagagtccatagagaaaatcagtgattttagctcatggggacacaggagctgctggtctactgctgcctcgtgtggtcactttgtgacacTGAGGTATATGTCAACGAAGGAATTTTAAAAGCCggattaacaaaataagacatatgAAGtaaatgatggaggcagcagtgggtcaacaactcctgtgtgctgtgatgttaaaatcactgattttctctatagggtttggtgtgggagagtgagtggtttacaaacgtcagtttgagtcacaacaacaacaacacacctgCGTACGAGGTTCAGGTCGTCCTCCTTCGTCCACTCCGTTCCTCCACTCTGTTTCCAGTTCAGGTAGTTCAGCCATTTTGAGCGGCACTGCTTCTCTGAGCGCGTGCGCACCTGGTCGGCGACCGACGCCCAGGACACGCCTCCCGTGACGGCCGACCCCGGAGTCACGCCCGCCATCTCGTACACGACCTCGGCCAGACgtcgctcctcctcctcgctccaTTTACCTGCAGTTTTAATTcaaattatgaataaaaacaggagGTTTTGGATTTCTAAATAATTTACCAAGTGTTTAAGTGTTATTTATTAAATCTTAAACATTATTTACTTAATATCAAGTTGTTGACTATTCTCAGGATTTTGATAACTGATGAGGAAtcagtttttgtgattttttttttaaaattaaaaccagtttctgtgattgttcagtttcttaaatgtgaatattttctggtttctttgtgccaaataacaaagaaattgtcATTTCTagggtttgacaaacatttttcaacattttatgacagttTACGAACCAAACAACGACAAATAATCCACTCAGTCGAATCACTTATGAGAATAaacattagttgcagccctaagtTTAACTAACATCAAATAATTATTGACATTCTACACTTTATTAGAAGCTTAAGGACAAAACTGAGGatgaaaaacctttaaatctGCAGCCGACCTGCAGTACCATCACAGGCCAATAGGAGGAGGCAGAGACCAGACTCTGAgaatcacagttttaaatgaccactaaccttaaccataaccagttaaagaccaacactaaccttaaccctgaccacaattcaaatctttgtcctaaacttaaccagttcctcagaaatgaggttctgcctcattaggaccaggttttggctcCACAAAGTCAGTATTTA
This Solea solea chromosome 3, fSolSol10.1, whole genome shotgun sequence DNA region includes the following protein-coding sequences:
- the dmtf1 gene encoding cyclin-D-binding Myb-like transcription factor 1, producing MSSGADEDEEAAALETVKSVTLTQDSDGSIILHCPHNDEDSEPLEKKLRLSTDEQDDSDTPQFSVVTLPMSENGEGFEVTMTATAGGDLSEEGVAQIQILQEDEDSLSPNQKTEVSPVSQAWFTTKEDKDTLANKGHKWKQGMWSKEEIDVLMSNIDRYVKERGIEDPAEIIFEMSKEERKDFYRSVALGLNRPLFAVYRRVLRMYDNRNHVGKYTPEEIEKLKSLRQKHGNDWATIGAALGRSASSVKDRCRLMKDTCNTGKWSEEEERRLAEVVYEMAGVTPGSAVTGGVSWASVADQVRTRSEKQCRSKWLNYLNWKQSGGTEWTKEDDLNLVRRISELEVEDENEIRWEDLAGGWSSVRSPQWLRSKWWSIKRQVANHKDIPFIVLLKGLQEVMVSQQTGSGPGSPSSSSSSSLQIRLTRLEDSSPAPSSVAALQIPVQIPLQITHLASDSSAASVSDSETITLNTGALQTFEILPSFHLQPTGTPGTYYLQTTSNQGLPLSLSGNSTVTLTTGSSPSPHEHIILHSLSTDGFCSSDGVIIQTVSSDSTSSDPLGQSQLVVEAEGQGQEDHLDATSLLESSETVVTETQEPITDGFTDKEMSAPSDESPVVHSGITSGGTVLIVSPTNISSTLTDPILENQEVSD